In Gouania willdenowi chromosome 17, fGouWil2.1, whole genome shotgun sequence, one DNA window encodes the following:
- the LOC114479226 gene encoding ran-binding protein 3-like isoform X1, whose protein sequence is MEPPSKKLKTVSEEAKKKLPRAGRADRRRRGSTTAARPGSRGGAPLTRQGGSSTEHSAARPGVRRLWSQRELSPASQPSPTDTKLRDKPAIAPPVFVFQKDKAQKRSAEGSSAEDGEDKEEGSYCPPVKRERTSSFPPPHSVPKNNVFMPSSFCQSPTGNSDSEPEGKPVGFRLKPPTLIHGQAPSSGVPSQKPKEQQRSVLRPAVLQAPTKSHIESNSSCGTNGVKKSSDEELVTPSLFLNNTEHSATKNESEDDEADGNKEGGKEDKESDVAISFVFGQNIKDRAKLEENSTEDNLKEGKPVNSKSEATNYFFQNISTPSSKNATNSEDSGAKFVFGQNMSERVLSPPKGESLNEEHKEVSAAPASEPSSQENTPAKVNNVSESLEESAAAYTKATAKKYILEKVDVKTGEESESNVLQMQCKLYVFEKTAQSWIDRGRVLLRLNDMASTDDGTLQSRLVMRTQGSLRLILNTKLWPQMQVDKASEKSVRITAMDTEDQGVKVFLISGSSKDVGQLAAALHHRILALKSRAEQEPELPATTIPEAEVPQSNEEDSDEWDSDEEDNASASAFAWTSAPATTGNSEGGESQAAGST, encoded by the exons ATGGAGCCGCCAAGCAAGAAGTTAAAAACTGTCTCTGAAGAGGCTAAAAAGAAGCTGCCGAGAGCCGGCCGCGCCGACCGCCGACGAAGGGGGTCGACGAcggcggcgaggccagggagtagggggggaGCGCCACTGACACGGCAAGGAGGGTCGAGCACCGAGCATTCGGCGGCGAGGCCAGGAGTGCGGCGGCTCTGGTCGCAGCGCGAGCTCAGCCCCGCTTCACAACCCAGCCCGACCGACACAAAGCTACGAG ACAAGCCTGCCATTGCGCcacctgtgtttgtttttcaaaaagatAAGGCACAGAAG CGATCTGCCGAAGGCTCCAGTGCAGAAGATGGAGAGG ATAAAGAAGAGGGAAGTTATTGCCCCCCTGTGAAAAGAGAAAGGACCTCCTCATTTCCACCCCCACATTCTG TTCCCAAGAACAATGTATTCATGCCCTCAAGTTTCTGCCAGTCTCCGACTGGGAATTCTGACTCTGAGCCAG AGGGGAAACCTGTGGGATTTCGTTTAAAGCCACCAACTCTCATACATGGACAGGCACCAAGTTCAG GTGTTCCAAGTCAGAAACCCAAGGAACAGCAACGCAGTGTCCTCCGACCTGCAGTCTTACAGGCACCCACAAAGTCACATATAGAGTCCA ATTCTAGTTGTGGAACCAACGGTGTAAAAAAGTCCTCAGATGAAGAACTTGTGACCCCGTCCCTCTTCCTGAACAACACGGAGCACTCAGCAACG AAAAATGAAAGTGAAGATGATGAAGCGGATGGGAACAAAGAAGGTGGAAAAGAAGATAAGGAGTCCGATGTAGCAATATCTTTTGTGTTTGGTCAGAATATCAAAGACAGAGCAAAG TTGGAGGAAAACAGTACAGAAGACAATTTAAAGGAGGGTAAACCAGTGAACTCCAAGTCAGAGGCAACCAATTATTTCTTCCAGAACATTTCAACTCCAAG CTCAAAAAATGCAACTAACAGTGAAGACAGTGGAGCCAAATTTGTTTTTGGACAGAACATGTCTGAAAGAGTCCTG AGTCCTCCTAAGGGAGAGTCTTTAAATGAGGAACATAAAGAGGTTTCAGCCGCCCCTGCTTCAGAGCCCTCGTCACAGGAAAACACCCCAGCGAAgg TAAACAATGTGTCGGAGTCTTTGGAGGAGTCTGCAGCAGCGTACACCAAAGCCACAGCCAAGAAGTACATCTTAGAGAAAGTTGATGTGAAAACTGGGGAGGAGTCGGAGAGCAACGTTTTACAG ATGCAGTGCAAGTTGTACGTGTTTGAGAAGACGGCTCAGTCGTGGATAGATCGAGGACGAGTTTTGCTGAGGCTCAACGATATGGCGTCAACAGATGACGGCACGCTACAGTCCCGCCTCG TGATGAGGACCCAAGGCAGCCTCCGATTGATCCTCAACACGAAACTCTGGCCCCAAATGCAGGTGGACAAGGCCAGCGAGAAAAGTGTACGAATCACTGCCATGGACACGGAGGACCAAGGGGTCAAGGTCTTCCTAATATCA GGTAGCTCTAAAGACGTGGGTCAGCTGGCTGCAGCTTTGCACCATCGTATCTTAGCCCtgaagagcagagcggagcagGAACCAGAGCTCCCAGCAACAACCATCCCTGAAGCGGAGGTACCGCAGTCCAACGAGGAGGACAGCGATGAGTGGGACAGCGACGAGGAAGACAACGCCTCAGCTTCTGCCTTCGCCTGGACCTCCGCTCCAGCTACGA CAGGTAACTCAGAGGGAGGGGAGAGCCAAGCTGCAGGAAGCACATAG
- the LOC114479226 gene encoding ran-binding protein 3-like isoform X2, translating into MEPPSKKLKTVSEEAKKKLPRAGRADRRRRGSTTAARPGSRGGAPLTRQGGSSTEHSAARPGVRRLWSQRELSPASQPSPTDTKLRDKPAIAPPVFVFQKDKAQKRSAEGSSAEDGEDKEEGSYCPPVKRERTSSFPPPHSVPKNNVFMPSSFCQSPTGNSDSEPEGKPVGFRLKPPTLIHGQAPSSGVPSQKPKEQQRSVLRPAVLQAPTKSHIESNSSCGTNGVKKSSDEELVTPSLFLNNTEHSATKNESEDDEADGNKEGGKEDKESDVAISFVFGQNIKDRAKLEENSTEDNLKEGKPVNSKSEATNYFFQNISTPSSKNATNSEDSGAKFVFGQNMSERVLSPPKGESLNEEHKEVSAAPASEPSSQENTPAKVNNVSESLEESAAAYTKATAKKYILEKVDVKTGEESESNVLQMQCKLYVFEKTAQSWIDRGRVLLRLNDMASTDDGTLQSRLVMRTQGSLRLILNTKLWPQMQVDKASEKSVRITAMDTEDQGVKVFLISGSSKDVGQLAAALHHRILALKSRAEQEPELPATTIPEAEVPQSNEEDSDEWDSDEEDNASASAFAWTSAPATSNSEGGESQAAGST; encoded by the exons ATGGAGCCGCCAAGCAAGAAGTTAAAAACTGTCTCTGAAGAGGCTAAAAAGAAGCTGCCGAGAGCCGGCCGCGCCGACCGCCGACGAAGGGGGTCGACGAcggcggcgaggccagggagtagggggggaGCGCCACTGACACGGCAAGGAGGGTCGAGCACCGAGCATTCGGCGGCGAGGCCAGGAGTGCGGCGGCTCTGGTCGCAGCGCGAGCTCAGCCCCGCTTCACAACCCAGCCCGACCGACACAAAGCTACGAG ACAAGCCTGCCATTGCGCcacctgtgtttgtttttcaaaaagatAAGGCACAGAAG CGATCTGCCGAAGGCTCCAGTGCAGAAGATGGAGAGG ATAAAGAAGAGGGAAGTTATTGCCCCCCTGTGAAAAGAGAAAGGACCTCCTCATTTCCACCCCCACATTCTG TTCCCAAGAACAATGTATTCATGCCCTCAAGTTTCTGCCAGTCTCCGACTGGGAATTCTGACTCTGAGCCAG AGGGGAAACCTGTGGGATTTCGTTTAAAGCCACCAACTCTCATACATGGACAGGCACCAAGTTCAG GTGTTCCAAGTCAGAAACCCAAGGAACAGCAACGCAGTGTCCTCCGACCTGCAGTCTTACAGGCACCCACAAAGTCACATATAGAGTCCA ATTCTAGTTGTGGAACCAACGGTGTAAAAAAGTCCTCAGATGAAGAACTTGTGACCCCGTCCCTCTTCCTGAACAACACGGAGCACTCAGCAACG AAAAATGAAAGTGAAGATGATGAAGCGGATGGGAACAAAGAAGGTGGAAAAGAAGATAAGGAGTCCGATGTAGCAATATCTTTTGTGTTTGGTCAGAATATCAAAGACAGAGCAAAG TTGGAGGAAAACAGTACAGAAGACAATTTAAAGGAGGGTAAACCAGTGAACTCCAAGTCAGAGGCAACCAATTATTTCTTCCAGAACATTTCAACTCCAAG CTCAAAAAATGCAACTAACAGTGAAGACAGTGGAGCCAAATTTGTTTTTGGACAGAACATGTCTGAAAGAGTCCTG AGTCCTCCTAAGGGAGAGTCTTTAAATGAGGAACATAAAGAGGTTTCAGCCGCCCCTGCTTCAGAGCCCTCGTCACAGGAAAACACCCCAGCGAAgg TAAACAATGTGTCGGAGTCTTTGGAGGAGTCTGCAGCAGCGTACACCAAAGCCACAGCCAAGAAGTACATCTTAGAGAAAGTTGATGTGAAAACTGGGGAGGAGTCGGAGAGCAACGTTTTACAG ATGCAGTGCAAGTTGTACGTGTTTGAGAAGACGGCTCAGTCGTGGATAGATCGAGGACGAGTTTTGCTGAGGCTCAACGATATGGCGTCAACAGATGACGGCACGCTACAGTCCCGCCTCG TGATGAGGACCCAAGGCAGCCTCCGATTGATCCTCAACACGAAACTCTGGCCCCAAATGCAGGTGGACAAGGCCAGCGAGAAAAGTGTACGAATCACTGCCATGGACACGGAGGACCAAGGGGTCAAGGTCTTCCTAATATCA GGTAGCTCTAAAGACGTGGGTCAGCTGGCTGCAGCTTTGCACCATCGTATCTTAGCCCtgaagagcagagcggagcagGAACCAGAGCTCCCAGCAACAACCATCCCTGAAGCGGAGGTACCGCAGTCCAACGAGGAGGACAGCGATGAGTGGGACAGCGACGAGGAAGACAACGCCTCAGCTTCTGCCTTCGCCTGGACCTCCGCTCCAGCTACGA GTAACTCAGAGGGAGGGGAGAGCCAAGCTGCAGGAAGCACATAG